The following proteins are encoded in a genomic region of Hirundo rustica isolate bHirRus1 chromosome 3, bHirRus1.pri.v3, whole genome shotgun sequence:
- the IL20RA gene encoding interleukin-20 receptor subunit alpha isoform X5 has translation MVSVSSTDRSISIILTAPEKWKRSPEEESISLLQVYPGLQYNVSVLNKKTKKRWFFSISNNTLVVSWLEPGTAYCVSAQIHVTTPLLDSDFSKEHCITTLKDKTEDETMTITFGYIMPTMLALLFISVACYCVHKYIHIHKQKHPTNLVWQCTDKCKEQVFIPSEKIVLNLITVHGGDCKESSRLSEGKSAQNNTVYNGTEGKHLPSIQVLKAKYLLDISREEISLKEDTLVEGDQIGNRASHGQFGTQNTWRDENSGVVEYEHDVRAEDFSPGQKLEEKFSVRRELQDVPQIALGDLVDMETGQTYSPQLEIRVADLCLGQETEGLNLKVVDAADELQGEAHMDFMHLDTEKSGQTSYHQLEKITQGLTEKEEVQTILVDWDPHSRRLYIPTLSTLENHGCEGVFKCDDPDEEGILLRLYEKDVSGESSEDQEMYLLQFKEQWGLQVEMED, from the exons ATGGTAAGTGTATCTTCTACTGACAGATCTATTTCAATCATTTTGACTGCGCCTGAGAAGTGGAAGAGAAGTCCTGAGGAAGAATCCATATCCTTGCTTCAGGTGTATCCTGGCCTACAGTACAACGTGTCTGTCctcaacaaaaaaacaaagaagcGG TGGTTCTTCTCCATCAGCAACAACACCTTGGTTGTGTCCTGGTTAGAGCCTGGAACAGCTTATTGTGTCAGTGCACAGATACATGTCACCACACCACTTTTGGACAGTGACTTTTCCAAAGAACATTGCATTACTACACTGAAAG ATAAAACAGAAGATGAGACTATGACAATTACATTTGGATATATTATGCCTACCATGCTGgctctcctttttatttctgtggcatGCTATTGTGTGCACAAGTATATTCACatccacaaacaaaaacatccaaCAAACCTG GTGTGGCAGTGCACTGACAAATGCAAGGAACAGGTTTTCATACCAAGTGAAAAAATAGTGCTCAACCTTATCACTGTTCATGGAGGTGACTGTAAGGAATCCAGTCGTCTATCGGAAGGGAAAAGTGCTCAAAATAACACAGTTTACAACGGCACCGAAGGGAAGCATTTGCCTTCTATACAAGtgctgaaagcaaaatatttgcttGATATCTCACGTGAAGAGATTTCGCTCAAGGAAGATACTTTAGTGGAAGGGGACCAAATTGGAAACCGGGCATCTCATGGCCAGTTTGGAACACAGAATACTTGGAGAGATGAAAATTCAGGGGTTGTAGAGTACGAACATGATGTAAGGGCTGAAGACTTCAGTCCTGGTCAGAAACTAGAAGAGAAGTTTTCTGTCCGCAGGGAGCTACAGGATGTGCCACAGATTGCTTTGGGGGACTTGGTTGATATGGAAACAGGACAGACATATTCCCCCCAGCTAGAGATAAGGGTAGCAGACCTTTGTTTGGGACAGGAAACAGAGGGACTTAATTTGAAGGTGGTTGATGCAGCAGATGAATTGCAGGGTGAGGCCCATATGGACTTCATGCACCTGGATACTGAAAAATCTGGGCAGACATCCTATCATCAGCTGGAAAAAATCACACAGGGCctcacagagaaagaagaggtgCAGACCATTTTAGTTGATTGGGATCCTCACAGTAGAAGACTGTATATTCCTACTTTGTCCACTCTTGAAAATCATGGGTGTGAAGGAGTATTCAAGTGTGATGATCCCGATGAAGAAGGAATTTTGCTCAGACTCTATGAGAAAGATGTATCTGGTGAATCATCTGAGGACCAAGAAATGTACCTCCTGCAGTTCAAGGAACAATGGGGACTTCAGGTAGAAATGGAAGactga
- the IL20RA gene encoding interleukin-20 receptor subunit alpha isoform X3 has translation MKNVLHWSAPEGTSDGVLYKVKYAVYGVGKWIRKPECRNINRTWCDLSSETSDYEEQYYASVKAFLNGRCSDWMETTRFNPLTDTKIDPPMVSVSSTDRSISIILTAPEKWKRSPEEESISLLQVYPGLQYNVSVLNKKTKKRWFFSISNNTLVVSWLEPGTAYCVSAQIHVTTPLLDSDFSKEHCITTLKDKTEDETMTITFGYIMPTMLALLFISVACYCVHKYIHIHKQKHPTNLVWQCTDKCKEQVFIPSEKIVLNLITVHGGDCKESSRLSEGKSAQNNTVYNGTEGKHLPSIQVLKAKYLLDISREEISLKEDTLVEGDQIGNRASHGQFGTQNTWRDENSGVVEYEHDVRAEDFSPGQKLEEKFSVRRELQDVPQIALGDLVDMETGQTYSPQLEIRVADLCLGQETEGLNLKVVDAADELQGEAHMDFMHLDTEKSGQTSYHQLEKITQGLTEKEEVQTILVDWDPHSRRLYIPTLSTLENHGCEGVFKCDDPDEEGILLRLYEKDVSGESSEDQEMYLLQFKEQWGLQVEMED, from the exons ATATGGTGTTGGCAAATGGATTAGAAAGCCAGAATGCAGGAATATAAACAGAACGTGGTGTGACCTCTCCAGTGAGACCTCTGACTACGAAGAACAGTATTACGCAAGTGTTAAAGCATTCCTCAATGGGAGGTGCTCTGACTGGATGGAGACCACACGATTCAACCCTCTGACAGACA CTAAAATAGATCCACCCATGGTAAGTGTATCTTCTACTGACAGATCTATTTCAATCATTTTGACTGCGCCTGAGAAGTGGAAGAGAAGTCCTGAGGAAGAATCCATATCCTTGCTTCAGGTGTATCCTGGCCTACAGTACAACGTGTCTGTCctcaacaaaaaaacaaagaagcGG TGGTTCTTCTCCATCAGCAACAACACCTTGGTTGTGTCCTGGTTAGAGCCTGGAACAGCTTATTGTGTCAGTGCACAGATACATGTCACCACACCACTTTTGGACAGTGACTTTTCCAAAGAACATTGCATTACTACACTGAAAG ATAAAACAGAAGATGAGACTATGACAATTACATTTGGATATATTATGCCTACCATGCTGgctctcctttttatttctgtggcatGCTATTGTGTGCACAAGTATATTCACatccacaaacaaaaacatccaaCAAACCTG GTGTGGCAGTGCACTGACAAATGCAAGGAACAGGTTTTCATACCAAGTGAAAAAATAGTGCTCAACCTTATCACTGTTCATGGAGGTGACTGTAAGGAATCCAGTCGTCTATCGGAAGGGAAAAGTGCTCAAAATAACACAGTTTACAACGGCACCGAAGGGAAGCATTTGCCTTCTATACAAGtgctgaaagcaaaatatttgcttGATATCTCACGTGAAGAGATTTCGCTCAAGGAAGATACTTTAGTGGAAGGGGACCAAATTGGAAACCGGGCATCTCATGGCCAGTTTGGAACACAGAATACTTGGAGAGATGAAAATTCAGGGGTTGTAGAGTACGAACATGATGTAAGGGCTGAAGACTTCAGTCCTGGTCAGAAACTAGAAGAGAAGTTTTCTGTCCGCAGGGAGCTACAGGATGTGCCACAGATTGCTTTGGGGGACTTGGTTGATATGGAAACAGGACAGACATATTCCCCCCAGCTAGAGATAAGGGTAGCAGACCTTTGTTTGGGACAGGAAACAGAGGGACTTAATTTGAAGGTGGTTGATGCAGCAGATGAATTGCAGGGTGAGGCCCATATGGACTTCATGCACCTGGATACTGAAAAATCTGGGCAGACATCCTATCATCAGCTGGAAAAAATCACACAGGGCctcacagagaaagaagaggtgCAGACCATTTTAGTTGATTGGGATCCTCACAGTAGAAGACTGTATATTCCTACTTTGTCCACTCTTGAAAATCATGGGTGTGAAGGAGTATTCAAGTGTGATGATCCCGATGAAGAAGGAATTTTGCTCAGACTCTATGAGAAAGATGTATCTGGTGAATCATCTGAGGACCAAGAAATGTACCTCCTGCAGTTCAAGGAACAATGGGGACTTCAGGTAGAAATGGAAGactga
- the IL20RA gene encoding interleukin-20 receptor subunit alpha isoform X4, producing the protein MSFTGQHQKEQVMEYSTRYGVGKWIRKPECRNINRTWCDLSSETSDYEEQYYASVKAFLNGRCSDWMETTRFNPLTDTKIDPPMVSVSSTDRSISIILTAPEKWKRSPEEESISLLQVYPGLQYNVSVLNKKTKKRWFFSISNNTLVVSWLEPGTAYCVSAQIHVTTPLLDSDFSKEHCITTLKDKTEDETMTITFGYIMPTMLALLFISVACYCVHKYIHIHKQKHPTNLVWQCTDKCKEQVFIPSEKIVLNLITVHGGDCKESSRLSEGKSAQNNTVYNGTEGKHLPSIQVLKAKYLLDISREEISLKEDTLVEGDQIGNRASHGQFGTQNTWRDENSGVVEYEHDVRAEDFSPGQKLEEKFSVRRELQDVPQIALGDLVDMETGQTYSPQLEIRVADLCLGQETEGLNLKVVDAADELQGEAHMDFMHLDTEKSGQTSYHQLEKITQGLTEKEEVQTILVDWDPHSRRLYIPTLSTLENHGCEGVFKCDDPDEEGILLRLYEKDVSGESSEDQEMYLLQFKEQWGLQVEMED; encoded by the exons ATATGGTGTTGGCAAATGGATTAGAAAGCCAGAATGCAGGAATATAAACAGAACGTGGTGTGACCTCTCCAGTGAGACCTCTGACTACGAAGAACAGTATTACGCAAGTGTTAAAGCATTCCTCAATGGGAGGTGCTCTGACTGGATGGAGACCACACGATTCAACCCTCTGACAGACA CTAAAATAGATCCACCCATGGTAAGTGTATCTTCTACTGACAGATCTATTTCAATCATTTTGACTGCGCCTGAGAAGTGGAAGAGAAGTCCTGAGGAAGAATCCATATCCTTGCTTCAGGTGTATCCTGGCCTACAGTACAACGTGTCTGTCctcaacaaaaaaacaaagaagcGG TGGTTCTTCTCCATCAGCAACAACACCTTGGTTGTGTCCTGGTTAGAGCCTGGAACAGCTTATTGTGTCAGTGCACAGATACATGTCACCACACCACTTTTGGACAGTGACTTTTCCAAAGAACATTGCATTACTACACTGAAAG ATAAAACAGAAGATGAGACTATGACAATTACATTTGGATATATTATGCCTACCATGCTGgctctcctttttatttctgtggcatGCTATTGTGTGCACAAGTATATTCACatccacaaacaaaaacatccaaCAAACCTG GTGTGGCAGTGCACTGACAAATGCAAGGAACAGGTTTTCATACCAAGTGAAAAAATAGTGCTCAACCTTATCACTGTTCATGGAGGTGACTGTAAGGAATCCAGTCGTCTATCGGAAGGGAAAAGTGCTCAAAATAACACAGTTTACAACGGCACCGAAGGGAAGCATTTGCCTTCTATACAAGtgctgaaagcaaaatatttgcttGATATCTCACGTGAAGAGATTTCGCTCAAGGAAGATACTTTAGTGGAAGGGGACCAAATTGGAAACCGGGCATCTCATGGCCAGTTTGGAACACAGAATACTTGGAGAGATGAAAATTCAGGGGTTGTAGAGTACGAACATGATGTAAGGGCTGAAGACTTCAGTCCTGGTCAGAAACTAGAAGAGAAGTTTTCTGTCCGCAGGGAGCTACAGGATGTGCCACAGATTGCTTTGGGGGACTTGGTTGATATGGAAACAGGACAGACATATTCCCCCCAGCTAGAGATAAGGGTAGCAGACCTTTGTTTGGGACAGGAAACAGAGGGACTTAATTTGAAGGTGGTTGATGCAGCAGATGAATTGCAGGGTGAGGCCCATATGGACTTCATGCACCTGGATACTGAAAAATCTGGGCAGACATCCTATCATCAGCTGGAAAAAATCACACAGGGCctcacagagaaagaagaggtgCAGACCATTTTAGTTGATTGGGATCCTCACAGTAGAAGACTGTATATTCCTACTTTGTCCACTCTTGAAAATCATGGGTGTGAAGGAGTATTCAAGTGTGATGATCCCGATGAAGAAGGAATTTTGCTCAGACTCTATGAGAAAGATGTATCTGGTGAATCATCTGAGGACCAAGAAATGTACCTCCTGCAGTTCAAGGAACAATGGGGACTTCAGGTAGAAATGGAAGactga